From Triticum urartu cultivar G1812 chromosome 2, Tu2.1, whole genome shotgun sequence, a single genomic window includes:
- the LOC125540194 gene encoding uncharacterized protein LOC125540194 — protein sequence MAQWWEEWELRTLVLASLTAQYLLVSIAVVRKSNLKPRVFIILFRLAHIGSDALAIFALATLFNRQKNGPGCHYARGSRDLELLWAPILVMHLGGQVAITTYRIEDNEQWGRHMLTSLSKVTIALYVLYKSWSADDKRLLAATILLFVLVIIRSFQKALDLKSSSFDALRQASLTEEHVIRGSAVTEEGSLANFIIEAKQFIDGRVERRSCEEDQQDLPGLSYQLFLDFPSPYPERVKILKKFWPLDPGSAYEAIGRALCAMTSFLYTKDDSALLAMISFIRTGGYHRPLVDFKNALPSFICRRRTHALAYATLVAAICLVHTSSHSKAHSGEDTRVTLVLLYGALVLELIYFCVQAVRPDGFSGVILQHSIIGQLANNRWRPNMLMLRRVAGRFNCKDLVDQYFTYMESSHSCEEITELVRQHVESGWKYIHDNETYRRFNDARGEWTLGRKKCLPRLGWSIKRPFDETIILWHLATDLCFQYMDRSRDDGHCASRCKVISNYMMHLLVANPEMLMPGSRKSLFTKAYHELKNISTEPQDEIEFIQAAVHKCNQGYSDKSFIQDAWELAEFLLGDELGGEVTRRWELIQDVWVEMLCFSAGRCRGYLHAQTLGGGVEYLSYVWVLLTYAGMETFPEKLQRREGQTVDGYYESLAPRGREDPAAAATSASETEDYV from the exons ATGGCGCAATGGTGGGAGGAGTGGGAGCTGCGCACCCTCGTCCTCGCCAGCCTCACCGCCCAATACCTCCTCGTATCGATTGCCGTAGTTCGTAAGTCTAATCTAAAGCCACGCGTCTTCATCATTTTGTTCCGGCTGGCGCACATCGGCAGCGACGCTCTGGCCATCTTCGCCCTCGCCACGCTCTTCAACCGACAAAAGAATGGGCCGGGGTGTCACTATGCGCGTGGCAGCCGTGACTTGGAGCTGCTATGGGCGCCCATCCTGGTGATGCATCTCGGCGGACAGGTCGCCATAACCACCTACAGGATTGAAGACAACGAGCAGTGGGGCCGCCACATGCTAACTTCTCTCTCCAAG GTTACAATTGCACTCTATGTGCTTTACAAGTCATGGTCGGCAGATGACAAGCGGTTGTTGGCTGCAACAATTCTGCTCTTTGTCCTAGTGATTATCAGATCCTTCCAGAAGGCACTAGATCTTAAGAGCAGCAGCTTTGATGCCCTGCGGCAGGCCAGCTTGACCGAGGAGCACGTCATTCGGGGCAGCGCTGTCACGGAGGAAGGAAGTCTTGCCAACTTTATAATAGAAGCAAAACAATTCATAGATGGGAGGGTAGAGCGGCGATCATGCGAAGAAGACCAACAAGACCTCCCAGGGCTATCGTACCAGCTCTTTTTGGACTTCCCAAGTCCCTATCCTGAGCGTGTCAAAATCTTGAAGAAATTCTGGCCGCTCGACCCCGGATCAGCTTATGAAGCAATAGGGCGCGCGCTGTGTGCTATGACCAGCTTCCTCTACACCAAAGATGACAGCGCGCTCTTAGCTATGATCAGCTTCATCCGCACCGGGGGTTATCACCGACCACTTGTTGATTTCAAGAATGCGCTACCATCATTCATCTGCCGTCGGCGGACGCACGCACTAGCTTATGCAACGCTAGTGGCAGCCATCTGCCTGGTGCACACGAGTAGCCACAGCAAAGCTCATAGCGGTGAAGATACCCGGGTTACACTTGTGCTCTTGTACGGTGCTCTCGTGCTGGAGCTGATTTACTTCTGCGTACAAGCAGTTAGACCGGACGGCTTCTCCGGCGTAATTCTCCAACACAGTATTATAGGACAGTTAGCCAATAACAGATGGCGCCCCAACATGTTGATGCTGAGGAGGGTCGCCGGAAGGTTTAACTGCAAGGATTTGGTGGACCAATACTTTACCTACATGGAATCTAGCCATTCGTGTGAGGAGATTACAGAATTGGTCCGCCAGCATGTTGAATCGGGGTGGAAGTACATACATGACAATGAGACTTACAGGAGGTTTAATGATGCCAGGGGCGAATGGACGCTCGGCCGTAAGAAATGTCTCCCGAGACTGGGTTGGAGCATAAAGAGGCCATTTGACGAGACCATTATTCTCTGGCACCTCGCCACTGATTTATGCTTCCAGTATATGGACAGGTCTCGTGATGATGGTCATTGTGCCAGCCGCTGCAAAGTAATATCCAACTACATGATGCATCTCTTGGTAGCTAATCCTGAGATGCTAATGCCAGGCAGCAGAAAGAGCTTGTTCACAAAGGCCTACCACGAGCTCAAGAACATCAGCACCGAACCCCAGGACGAGATAGAGTTTATACAAGCGGCAGTTCACAAATGCAACCAAGGTTATAGTGACAAATCTTTTATTCAGGACGCGTGGGAGCTCGCTGAATTCTTGTTGGGTGATGAACTTGGTGGTGAAGTCACCAGGAGGTGGGAGCTGATCCAAGACGTGTGGGTGGAGATGCTCTGTTTTTCTGCaggcaggtgccgaggatacttGCACGCCCAGACTCTGGGAGGTGGTGTGGAGTACCTCTCCTATGTCTGGGTCCTGCTGACATACGCCGGGATGGAGACATTTCCGGAGAAGCTTCAGAGGAGGGAGGGTCAGACGGTTGACGGCTACTACGAGTCTTTGGCTCCTCGTGGAAGAGAAGaccctgctgctgctgctacatCTGCTTCTGAAACTGAAGACTATGTATGA